In Pirellula sp. SH-Sr6A, the DNA window TGCATCGCTCAGGACATGAGTGGGCGGGAACAACCACCGAAAAAATGGAGGCATCACGGGAGGCCGTTCGTCGCTACATCGATGCTCCCGGAGTGGAGGAGGTCATCTTCACGTCTGGTACTACGGCCTCGATCAACTTGATTGCTCAGAGTTGGGGACGGTCTCGATTGTCGGAGGGGGACGAAATCCTCCTTTCGGAGATGGAGCATCATGCCAACATTGTTCCTTGGCTTCAATTGGCCTCGCAGTGCGGCGTGAAGATCCGTTGGATACCCATCGATGAAGATTTTCACATCGATATGGATGCTTACAAAGCGTTGCTTTCTCCGAAAGTGAAATTGGTGTCGATTACCGCCGTTTCCAATGTGTTGGGTACGGTCAATCCGGTGCAGCAGATTGTTCGAGAAGCCAAACAGTTTGGTGCAAAGGTGATGGTTGATGCTGCGCAAGCGGTACCGCATGGTCCGCTATCCGTTCAAGGGTGGGGCGCGGATTGGGGTGTCTTTAGCGGTCACAAAATGCTTGCCAGTTCGGGGGTTGGAGTGCTCTGGGGGCGAAGGGAGATTCTGGAATCCATGCCTGCTTGGCAGGGCGGTGGGAATATGATCAAGCTGGTCACGAAGGAAGGATTCACCGAAGCAGGTTTGCCTCACAAATTCGAGGCAGGGACTCCCGCGATTGCCGAGATTGTTTCGTTCAAGCCTGCGATCGAGTATTTAGAGAAGCTGGGTGGGGACGCGCTGCGGGAGCACGAGTGCATTTTGGCGGACAGGGCGATCAAAGGGCTCAAGGAAATTCCGGGGGTCGATATTTATTCGCCGAGTCGAGGCGAGCGGGCTGGGATTGTCTCATTCAACTTAGCAAAGGTTCACGGCGATTCCGTCGCTCGCTTTTTGGACTCGCGCGGGATTGCGATTCGAGTTGGGCATCACTGTGCGATGCCTCTTCATCAAAGGCTTGGGATTGCGGTCAGTTGCCGAGCCAGTTTCTATCTCTACAACACCGTCGAGGAAGTAGACAGGCTGGTATCCGCCGTGCACGATGCGGCCTCCCTCTTTCGCTAATTCCGCTTTTCTTTGTTTGATCTGCATTGCACTGGATCGTTAGGTCAGGTGTAGAATGAGCGCTGCGAATGGGATCGCCGGGGTGTGCACCTGAATCGTAAGTCGGTCCCAGCCCCCACTCGATTTTGCTTGGAATTCCCATCGTGAGCACCGACGGACCTTCTGCGACCAATGAGACGGAAGTCTCGATCTCCCAACCCGATGCGAGTGCTAAAGAACCGGAAATGGCGGGCAAGCCGAATGGGTCGATACTTCGGGACCGTTCTTTTTGGGGGCTGGCGATCACCCAATTTCTCGGGGCGTTCAATGACAATCTCTATAAGCAGCTTATTCTTTTGATTGCTATACCCGCAGCGGGAGCGGCTGTCGGAGAAGATATGCAGGGGTACGCAACGGCTCTCTTTAGTCTTCCGTTCGTCCTGTTCAGCGGCTTTGCCGGGTATCTTGCCGACCGTTACAGTAAGAGCAAGATCATCGTGCTTTGCAAGATTGCCGAGATCGTCATAACCTTGCTCGCAGTCGTCGCGTTCCTTTGGTATTCCAGTCTCGGAGATGTTGGAACTTGGACAGTCCTCTTCTGGATGGGCGTTCACAGCACTTTGTTTGGGCCGAGCAAATACGGGATATTGCCTGAGCTTTTTCGAGACGACGAGTTGCCGAGAGCCAACGGCCTGATCCTCATGTCGACTTTTCTCGCCATCATTCTCGGGGTCGTCGCCGCAGGTGGACTAAAAGATTTGCTCGTCGTAGTTCGTCCCGATAAGAGCTTGGATTTCAGCAATTTATGGATCGGTTCACTCGTCTGCACCGGAGTGGCAATGATCGGAACCGCCACTTCTTTTCTGATTCGTTCGACGCCACCTGCACAGCAGGCTGCCAAGCTCTCTGCGAAAGACTTTGGCATCAGCAAAGAAATGAGAGAGTTGCTGTCGAAGGATCGGCCACTGTTGCTCTCCATACTCGTTTCGAGCATGTTCTATGTGATCGCCGGAGTCGTGATGCCTACGGTCAATATTCTTGGCAAAAACCAATTGAAGGTGGCTCTCGACCTCAACACCAGCATCCTCACGGGAGGGTTGGCGATTGGCATTATATTGGGCGCGGTGAGTGCGAACTTGGTATTGCGAGGTTTGCGACCAAGGTCTCAGGTTTTCCTGGGTACGGTTGGCATGCTCATGTCGCTCGTTGCTATCGGAGCTTGGCGACCAGGGGGGCAGCACCTGCTTGGGTATTGGGGCGCGTTGCTAGGATTGATTGCGACGGGAATGTTTGCGGCCGTGTTTATCATTCCCATTCAAGTCTTCATGCAGAAGCGCCCTCCCTCGGTATTGAAAGGGAGAATGATCGGAACGATGAATCTCGCGAACTTCGTTGGAGTTCTGATTGCGGGACCGCTCTATCAAATTTTTCTTGCGATCACCACAGCGTTTGGATGGCCCGTCTCCTCCATTTTCTGGATGCTCGCTGTCCTGCTTCTGCCGATCGTTTGGTCGTATCGATTACCGGCAGAAGCTTAGGAAGCGACTATCGATCCAGTTTGTAAAATCGCGTTGCGTTCTCCCCCCAAATCTTTTCACGATCCTTCGGGGTGAGCCGGTCGAGCCAACGCGAGACAATCTCGATCCAGCGTTCGTAGCTACTGGCAAGCCGGATCACAGGCCAATCGGAACCGAAGAGAATGCGATCGGGCCCGAACGCCTGCAAGACCACCTCCCAGTAGGGTTCGAGTTCCGAAAGCTTCCAGGTGGAGTGATCCGCTTCCGTCACCATCCCCGAAAGTTTGATCGAAGCATTCGCGTAATGCGAGATCTCGGTCATCTTCTCGCTCCAGGCTCGGATACTCTTTTCCTTGATGCGAGGCTTGGCGATGTGGTCGATGACGAACGGCTGTTCTGGAAATGCCTTAACGAGGGCGATCGCATCGTCGAGTTGGTGTTCAAAAATGAGGATGTCGTAGACGAGTCCATGTTTCTGAAGTGTCGAAATCCCTCGCCGGAACGGCGCTCGTGCCATGAATTCCGGATCGGTTTCCCCCTGCACAACATGGCGCACCCCAACAGCCTTTGGCAGGGCCCGAAAAGCTGCAGCCTGTTCATCGACCTGTTCGCTTCGAAGATCGATCCAGCCGACGACTCCACGAATCCAGTCGTGCTGCGCGGCCAGTTTGCATAGATAGTCGTTTTCAGCGAGCGATTGTCGCGCTTGAACAGCCACACATCCATCCAGTTTGACTGAATCGAGCAAGGGCTTGAGGTCGCTGGGACCAAAGTCGCGATGAATGTTCGAACCCTGCGGAATCCAATCGTATTGGGAAGGATCGTACGTCCAAAAGTGTTGGTGCGAGTCGATTCTCATGACGTGCGGACTCCAACAACCAGGAGAAGGTTTGCCCACGTCGCTTGATCGGCCGTTTGAATCGTTAGCACATGGTCATCCGACATGACCGATTCGTAGAACTCCCACTTCATGATCGGTTCAAGATCCCGTTTGAATGCGAGATCCTTCATGATCGACCGATACTCGGCCCATACGACTGGATCCGCTTTCAACGCGTATTCATCGGATGGATCGATTCCCATGGTATGGATGTGGTCGATCGGCAGGATCTCAAGCAGGGGGCGCAACACCTGTGCGACAGTCGGAACGCCGGGTGTCAATTGCAAGGACACCAGTTCCGCATTCGGCCCTTTCTTTGAGGAGGCAGGGTAATTGCCGTCCGCGATCAGAATCTTTGCGTGGTGGCCAGCACGCGAAATAGCTTGAAGGATCTGCGGGTGGAGAAGCGACGTTTTGAGCATGCGAAAGGCCTGCGATCAAAGTGAAATAAAATTGGAAAGGCAATGCAAAAGCTACTTATACCACGGGATAGCGTGCTGTTTTAGGCCGTCATGTCATCGCCGCGAATTCCAACGAATGAAATAAGGCTGACTAATCGACAAATTCGCAATACTGAGCGAGTTGCCCTTGGGCGATTTCCTTAGACTGGAATGGTATCCCCCTCGGGCGAGTTACCCTTGGTTACTCGGAAAATTTGGTTAGGCATGAATCTGTTCCTGCGAATCTTGACGCTCCTTACCTTTGCTGCGCACGCAGTCTTGGGTTGCTGCTTGTCGCATGGCACTTGGATGCGCCATCCAGAGCATTCGCACGTCGAGTCTTGCTGCGAACATTCTCACTCCTCCGAGCATGGACATGATGAGACCGATGCGGGGCCAGAGTCACCGTCCGATTCGGTGGCTGGTTCAGACACAGGTTCGAATACGGCTCCCGTTCGATGCTCGACGGATAGAGAGCGAGGCTCGGGGCCTTGTCACGACCCGCATTGCGTGTTCGACGTTGCGGTTCGTTCGGTCGTTTTGCTTGATTGGGAAGCGTCCGCAGACATCTGTTGGCTTGAGCCCATCGTCGATTGCAAGATGGATTCCTTCTCCGTGGTATCTGTGGGCATGATTAGCCCATCCAGGGTGCCGCAGATTTCCACTGGGCTTCATCGGGATCGCGTCGCGTAACGAATGGTTGTCCAGTTGTTAAACGGTTGGTCGGAGTCGTACGCGATTTTGACCATCCGCCGTGGGCGGCTCTGAGGATACAATGATCCGTTCGAGTGTTTTACAATAGGGCTGGTTGACGGCGGATGGTCGCCTGGGGATGACTGTTAAAGGTTGTCGTGGGCTGGCTGGATGAGGGTGAAAGGATCGCTATGTCACAATTCCATTCCAAAGGTGCGAGGACGATCGTCGGAGTCATTGGTGGAATTGCAAGCGGAAAGAGCTTGGTCACCCAGTTGCTTCAGAAGCGAGGAGCGACGGTCGTCAACGCCGACTCGGTTGCCCACGAAGTGCTGGACGATCCTAAGGTAATCGATGAGATTTGTGCTGTATTCGGTGGAGACGTGCTACGGACCCATACTGTTGGCAACGGAGTTCCCCCGCAAATTGACCGTAAGAAGATCGCAGCACTGGTGTTTGGGGAAACCGAAATTCACCAAGGGCGACGGGAGTCCTTGGAAGCGATCGTTCAGCCTCGCATTCGCGAAAGACTGCAGTTCTTGATACAAGATTGGAAGGCCAAAAACACGTGTGGGATACTCGCTCTGGACATACCTCTCCTTTTTGAACGCAAATGGGACCAGGTTTGCGATGAAATTTGGTTCGTGGACACCCCGCGTGCGCATCGGGAAACGTACGCGGCGGCTCGCGGATGGACCGCAGAGCAATTGAAAGCGCGGGAGGCGGCGCAATTGGGAATCGAGGAAAAGAAGTCGCGATCGACCTGCCTCATCATCAATAACGGGTCGCTCGATGACCTGGAGCGGCAAGTGGATGCTGCCTTCCATCGCGCCAGGTTCGGGAAGCGAGCTGCGAATGGAGAAGGCAGAGGGGACGTTGCTGGTCGGGCTTGATCCTCGTGCTAGAATGGTATCGGTACGCCTCCCCCCCGATTCCATAAGGACCTACCAAATGTTGCAGTGCAAACCTATTTGTCGACTCGCCCCGGCCTTGGCAGCTTTCGCCATCCTTGGAGGGATGCTCGTCGCAGCGCCGATTCAGTCATCCAAGCCTTCGGCCAAATCGCAAGAAACCCCTAAGGGTGAGACACAAGGAGAGAAGAAATTGGAAACGATTACGGTGGGAGGTGGTTGTTTTTGGTGTGTCGAGGCCGTATTCCAACGTGTTCACGGGGTGAGTAAGGTGGTTTCCGGTTACACAGGGGGCACCAAAAAGAACCCAACCTACAAAGAGGTTTGCACGGGATTGACTGGGCACGCCGAGGTCGCCGCAATTACCTTCGATCCAGAAATCGTGTCGCGCGAGCAGATTCTCGTCATCTTTTTTAAGACTCACGATCCCACGACGTTGAATCGGCAAGGCGCTGACATCGGAACACAGTACCGCTCCGCAGTCTTCTACACCTCGGACGAGCAGCGAGATTCAACCGAAGCGGTAATTAAGAAGATCAACGAAGAGAAGGTCTATAACCAACCGATTGTTACCGAAGTGACCCCATTGGACGTCTTCTACCCTGCCGAAGACTACCACCAGAACTATTTCAATCTCAACAAGAGCAACCCGTATTGCCAAAACGTGGTGGCCAGCAAAGTGGTCAAGTTTGAACGACTGTTCAAAGAATTTTCGGTGAACAATAAGAAGAGCAAGACCAGCAAAGAGTAAGTCGGGGCTGGGGCCACGTCGAAACGTGGTCGATTTCGACGAATCAGGAATTGGGCGACTAGTCGAGCGAGTGAGTTCCCAACCGGATCCACTGGCCAGCACCCCGATTCAATTCGATCTCCACTGCGTCAATCACTGGGCCTTCAGGAATACTATTTTCGAAGTCATCGGGTGGGTTGTTTGCGACCTCGATCGCGAAAAATGGCATGAGCTCCGTTGGAATTTGCATCGAGAAGGAGATCGGAACTCCTTGATATAAATCCATGCCTGCGTAGTTGCTATTGTTGCGTTTCTCGATCTGTAATGGCAGCTTTTTGTCTGTTTTCCAGACCAATGTAGCGGTGGAAGATTGTTTGTCGGGCGGGGTAAGACTGGTTCGACGCTTGGAAGATTTGCCTTCTCCGTTGGGAATGATTTCACCCCTGCCGAAAGCATCAATTGATGTAAGATGAGGTTGTTCCCCGACTTGAATGGTACGCCATAAATGGTGATTACCATCGACAATGCGAAGACGCCATCGTCGGACAAACTCGTTGGAGGGTGAGTCTGCCAACCGAAGAGAAAGATGATTGGGATCGGATTCGTCCCATTTGAATTCTAAAACCGGCTGAGGACTATCTGGCGATTTCACTTCGGCTTGGACGAATACAGACTTTATCGACCGACTCATCTCCATCGCAGAGCTGGATGAATTTCTGCCATTGAGATCTCTTTGCATTTTCCAAGCCGAAAAGGAATGCCTTTGCTTGGTGTCCCCATCATCGTCCACTTGCTCGAATTCGGCTTCGAGGCGGAGAATAGGTTGGAGTGTTTCGAATTGTGGGCGAGTGATTTCCCACGGATAGGTTTTGGGTCGAAATCGCATTCCATCGCGCATGCCAACGCCGAACAATTGATTGGTTTCCGTAAATCCTATGAAGGGTGAGGCGGGATCATGCTCGGTCTGTGGCGGATCGAACCAAAGTCGAAATCCCAATCGGGAAACCAATTCATCCGATTGCCCATTGAAATAATGATTCCTTCCGAAGTCTCGCTTGGCCTCGTATCTTTTTCCCGCAAGCTGAATGGAAGAAGCGTTGCGCGTCGCGTCGTTAGGCCAAGAGATGCTGCTCGCCGACGACCAGCCACCTGGCAACCAATCCTTTCCCATTTTCTTTTCGATCGCGAGATTTCCGTCGAGATAAACCGCGAAGCGAAATCCTTCGGCTGGGGAGTCCCCGGTGTAAAGAGTGACACGATGGTCGCCCGCTGGTATGGAGACTTGTCCGACCACGGGCGGAACACCATCGGCTGAAACCTTGCCAATACCAAGTCGCAGTTCATACTCGGTGTTCGCTGGAACGTGGGTATTCCACGAATAGAAACTGCTCGCAATCTGGGGGATGGCAGCAAAGGTGACTTGGGTGGCATCTCGAGTTTTGATCTGACTGGATAATGCCATCAGATCACCATGGGCTCTGCGCAACGACTGATTCTTTCGATATGCGACGTAGGTCGCGAGCCCAATGGCCATCAATGCGGTAATTGTCAACAAATGACGGAGTGAGAAACGCAGTTCTCCCGCGCGGGGGTGCATGGTTTTATTTCTCATCATGCTCCTTCTCGGCAAGACAAGTAGGGTCCATATCCGGGATCGTTTCCCCCTTGATCAATACATTCAACTCCCTTTCACGCGACTTTGGGCAAAGGATGAATTGGCCCCCCGAATAGGTCGTGATCGTTTGGTCGCCGACTTTTCGATCCTCCGTGGAAAGAGGATTGAAGACGCGTAAAAGAGGAAGGATGGTATTGGCGTCAAAGGAGCGAGGGCCACGATCACTACGAACCAATTTTTGGGTCGTCAATTGATCAAAATTTTCAGATGAAAGATCGCTCCAGGTGGTTGTTCCGCTTGAGCCTTCAAAGGAATAGAAAGCGAGAATATGTTCGCCTTGCTTTTGCATGCTGATCGTTAATAGATGATGGATGGATTCTTTCTTGGGAGTTCCCCAACTCGATCCGTATCCTCCCTGGTGGAAGATCCCGTCTTTGGAAATATTTCCGCTACCATTCCATTTGATGAAGTCGTAGTTGGGTGGGAGGTAGCAACGAAACTGCCATATCCCGAGCAGGTGGTCTTCGATTTCCGGTGGGACGTCTGGCGATGCAACTTCCGCAATATAAACGCGCGATTCGTCTTCGATATCCATTTTCCCCAGCTCGGCTTCCAACTGGCGGACATCGGCTGACAGCTGCTTGTTTTCATTCGTTAGAAAAACGAATGCGATGATTCCCAGCAGAAAAAGGAGGATGGTTGTCCCTCGTAACAGGTGCTTCATGACTCAATGCTTTCCGGATGACAATCAGTGTGGGCCTCCAAACAGACCGCCGCCTCCCCAAAAGCCACCTAAGTGTAAACGTAGCACCGGTCTCTATGTCCCTTGTGCATGCTGAACGGTGTGCGGGCTAGAGAACCGCACTACGAGGTGATTATATCGGACGGCGTGCGGGGCTGGAGACCCGTGCTACGGTTCCTCACTCCAAGTCTGCATTGGAGATGAGTGAGGAGACATGGAGGTCTAACGTTATTCGGCGGTCAGGTCGCGATCGCGGATACCCAATAGGTATAACACAGCATCGAGTCCCATGGTGGAAACACGATGCTCGGCCGAGGCACGGACAATTGGCTTGGCGTGAAACGCGATCCCGAGGCCCGCTCTTGCCAACATGGGCAAATCGTTTGCACCGTCGCCAATCGCAATCAATTGCTTCCGATCGACCTCCTCTGCTTTGGCCAACTGCTCCAGCAAGACCGCTTTGCGTTCCGCGTTGACTATGGTCCCCACAACATGGCCGGTCAGTTTCCCGTCTACTATTTCCAATTCATTTGCGAATACGTGATCGATCGACAGCTTCTTCTGAAGGTAGCTCCCGAAGTAGGAAAAGCCTCCGGAAAGGATAGCGGTTCGATATCCGAAGCGTCGAAGGGTGGAGATCAAGAGTTCAGCCCCTTCGGTTAACTCAAGCCGCTCGGCGATCTTCGGGAGGACGCTCGAAGAGAGCCCTTTCAGTAATTGAACACGACGACGAAGCGATTCGTCGAAGTCCAGCTCCCCTCGCATGGCAGCCTCCGTGATTCGACTTACCTCCTCTCCCACTCCCGCTTCCTTGGCCAATTCATCGATCACCTCGGCTCGCAAAAGGGTCGAGTCCATATCAAAGGCAACAACGCGGCGAATCCGTCGATAGGCATCGTCCCGTTGCCAAGCCAAATCCAGATCCAATTGACTCGACAACTCCAGCAAACTGGCCTTCAGCACTTTCGCATCACGGGGCTCTCCGCGAATGGAGAACTCTACGCAGGCTCGCGTAAGTTGGTTGTTGGTTTTACGGGGGGGACGACCAGAGAGCCGCGTGATGACGTCGATATTGAGACCTTGCTCGGCCAGCATGCGACTCACCGCGTGGAACTGCTCCGCTGTGACCGCACGTGAAAGGAGTGTCAGGATGAACCTAGATTTTCCTTGTTGACCAACCCACTCGTCGTACTCGGTATCGGAAATAGGCTTTTGCTTGCCTTTCAGCCCCAGTTCGCCACCCAGCTTGATCGCTTCCTCAACCACTTTGATGCTGTCTTGGCTGGCCGGTATTCTGACCAACACCCCCAGCAACAGGGATTGGTGAATGACTGCTTGGTTGACATCGATGATCAAGCAGCCGTAGGTGGCCAGAAGTTCTGTCAAGGAGGAGGTGATACCCGGGCGATCTTCCCCGGTGAAGTGCAGCAGGACGAGCGCGTCGACTCGATCGTCCCTCAGCTTGTCAGTCTGTTTATCGGATAGGGTACTCATGGACGGAATTCTAGCGAAGAATCCTCATTCCTCCGAGCCCTACGGGACGGGACGGGGGTAATGCGAAGGCATCCGTTCAACCGTATCCGTTTGATCGCGTTGGGAACGACCTTCCGACCCGGCGTTATTTCGGGCTAATAGGAAGCGGGGCGGCGACTCCCGGACTTTCTTTTTGCAAATCGATGCCGAGAAAGGCTGCCGCCGTGGCAGCGGTTTGGGCTAGCACGTATTGGTTTCCAGAATCAATCCCATGCACGGGCAGTCCAGGTCCAATCGCTCCAAACCAAACCCGTTCCGAACCCACTTGCGATTTACCGTGACTCTTCCATTCATCTCGAACCAATCCTCGTCCGTGATCGCTCGTGAAAAGGAATACCGTTTTGCCTTGGTATTGCGGGATCGACTGACAGGTTTCCCATAAGGTTCGAATGAGCGCGTCGTTTTGCTGCGCGGCGGTCAAGTAACGGTCGTATCGACCAGCGTGCGCCCAGTCGTCGGTCTCTCCGAGCGAAACGAACAAGACCCGCGGTTGGTGAGTTCGGACGTATTCCAGTGCGCCGCCCATCGTGAGCGAATCGTAGCGAACCCCACTGAACTCGCGAAACAATTGGGCGGAGACCAAATTCAACGCGGCAATTGCCTTCGAGTCTCCTTCTGTAAAGGGCATCCAGCCGGCGTTGACTGGTATTTCGCTACGTTTGTCATGAATGATGTAAGGAAATACATCCCAGGAGCAGAAGGCAGCTACTTTGCCTCGGTACATCGGTTTGTTATTCAGGATCTCTAGAAACGTCGTATTCTGATTGTACTTCTTGGCATTGCTGTCGACTTTGGGATCTGGTTTGCCTGTGAGCAGCTCGTTGTATCCCGGGTAAGAGAAATAAAGTCCATTCGAGACGGCGACCACCGAATCCCGTTCGATATCACCGGCAATCCAACCTTGGTCGGACTCCCATTGACTCCAAAGAAATGGCATCATCACCCGACGACGTTCTTCTGGAGTCTCTCGCCAAAACGACTCCTTCAAATAGCCGACGTTTTGGACGCCCGCTTCCTTGGTCAAGTACGCGGGGTCTGCGCCGCGGAACACTTCTTCGCCCCGAAGTCCATCGAGCGTGATCAGCACCACATTTTCGATGGGCTGCTTGGGGGCCACCGCAGGGGCGCTGGACTCGGTCGCGGTGTCCGTCATGTGCAAGCGAACAGGAAATGTTTCGTTCGATGATGTCTGGCTTAGTAGTGTCTTTTGGAGTTGCTGGACCAGATCCGGACGGCTCGCAGCGACGTCCTTTTGCTCCTGGGGATCCGATGAAAGGTTATAGAGTACCCAAGGACCGGGTTGGCGAGTCGCGAGCCCCTGCCTTACCAGTTTCCAATCGCCGTCCCTCACTGCAACTTGCCCTGTGTATTCCGGAAAAACCCAAACCATCGGGGAAGATCGTTTCCATGCGTTTGCTGGTTTCCTCAGAGCGTCCCAAAAACTTTCACCATCCACATCGTTGGGGGGCTTTAGTTGAGTGGCTTCGCAAAGTGTGGGGAACCAGTCGGGGAAGTAGGTGGCGGCATCGCATGTTGTGTTGGCGGGGATCACACCAGGAAGCCGCACGATCATCGGGACTCGAATCCCACCTTCGTACACACTCCCCTTGTTACCGCGCAGCGAACCAGCGCTCTCAAAGAACGCGATGTCAGCCCCCCCAACGTGAAAGGCAGGATCGCCTTTCTGAGGATGCGTTGGTCCGTTGTCGCTCGTGAAGATGACCAATGTCTCGTCGTCGATCCCTTTCTCTTCCAGGATGGCCATTACCTTTCCGACGTAGCGATCCAGATCGTTCACCATGGCCGCGTAGCCAGCCCTGGGCCTGGGGTGGGGAAGGTATCCGTTTCCGCCTCGATAGACTTGCTGGTCCCATTCCTTGGGAAAGGCATCGAGCCGCTCTTTGGGGGGATGGATCGCGACGTGGGGTTCAATGAATGGCAGATAGAGAAAAAAGGGCTTGTCGCTTGGCTCGCGAAGAAAGGCTTCCGCTTCCGCGAGCATGCGGTCTGGTGCGTAGACTTCACCGATCCAGTCTTCTGCCTTGATCTCGCCCTCAGGTTGTTTGGCGCTTCCCGGTATGGGTTTGGCATTCAACGCAATACGCTCTTGGTTCAGCCACAGGTGCGAAGGGTAATAGCTGTGGGCGACGGCCTGACAGTTGTAACCAAAAAAGAGATCAAAGCCCTTTCGATCGGGAGAGCCGGTGCTTCCGACAGGACCTAACCCCCATTTGCCAAACGCGCCGGTTCGATAGCCTGCCTTTTGAAAGTGCATAGCCAGGGTATAGGAAGATTCCGAGAGAGGCATTTGGCCTTCGCTGAACTCCGGATACTTCAAGCGAGCTTGTTTGTTGCCTCGAACCTCGGCATGCCCAAGATGTTTTCCTGTCATCAACGTGCAACGCGCAGGAGCACAGACGGGAGCACCGCTGTAGTGCTGGGTGAACCGGATGCCTTGCGAGGCCAAGCGGTCTATGTGGGGAGTTGGGATCTTTTCTTGCCCATAACAGCCAAGATCCCTCCATCCCATATCGTCAGCGAGGATCAAGACAACGTTTAGCGGTTTTGCGGCTTGGACCGCAGTGATTCCTGCATGAACCAGCATGAGGCCAAATGCTAGGCAACGAAACGAAAGGCGGAGGAAGGTGCTCATAGGTGGGATCCGCGAAGCGGAAAAGAGGATGAAAATGCCGATGCGTACAGTATGAACAGCTTTTCCACCGCGATGTTTGCGGGGACTTCGGTGCAGCGAAAAAATTCTCCGACCGTTTCGAGCGGTCTTTACCGCATCTTCATCATCGGTCGGGCCCTT includes these proteins:
- a CDS encoding arylsulfatase; translated protein: MSTFLRLSFRCLAFGLMLVHAGITAVQAAKPLNVVLILADDMGWRDLGCYGQEKIPTPHIDRLASQGIRFTQHYSGAPVCAPARCTLMTGKHLGHAEVRGNKQARLKYPEFSEGQMPLSESSYTLAMHFQKAGYRTGAFGKWGLGPVGSTGSPDRKGFDLFFGYNCQAVAHSYYPSHLWLNQERIALNAKPIPGSAKQPEGEIKAEDWIGEVYAPDRMLAEAEAFLREPSDKPFFLYLPFIEPHVAIHPPKERLDAFPKEWDQQVYRGGNGYLPHPRPRAGYAAMVNDLDRYVGKVMAILEEKGIDDETLVIFTSDNGPTHPQKGDPAFHVGGADIAFFESAGSLRGNKGSVYEGGIRVPMIVRLPGVIPANTTCDAATYFPDWFPTLCEATQLKPPNDVDGESFWDALRKPANAWKRSSPMVWVFPEYTGQVAVRDGDWKLVRQGLATRQPGPWVLYNLSSDPQEQKDVAASRPDLVQQLQKTLLSQTSSNETFPVRLHMTDTATESSAPAVAPKQPIENVVLITLDGLRGEEVFRGADPAYLTKEAGVQNVGYLKESFWRETPEERRRVMMPFLWSQWESDQGWIAGDIERDSVVAVSNGLYFSYPGYNELLTGKPDPKVDSNAKKYNQNTTFLEILNNKPMYRGKVAAFCSWDVFPYIIHDKRSEIPVNAGWMPFTEGDSKAIAALNLVSAQLFREFSGVRYDSLTMGGALEYVRTHQPRVLFVSLGETDDWAHAGRYDRYLTAAQQNDALIRTLWETCQSIPQYQGKTVFLFTSDHGRGLVRDEWKSHGKSQVGSERVWFGAIGPGLPVHGIDSGNQYVLAQTAATAAAFLGIDLQKESPGVAAPLPISPK